One Dama dama isolate Ldn47 chromosome 18, ASM3311817v1, whole genome shotgun sequence DNA window includes the following coding sequences:
- the LSMEM1 gene encoding leucine-rich single-pass membrane protein 1 — MKRSAQDNGSRNIPEDRKLYVVDSINDLNKLNLCPAGSQQLFPLEEKLQDVSTDSGNGSHSLFLVGLIIVLIISLALVSFVIFLIVQTGNKMEDVSRRLAAEGKDIDDLKKINSIIVKRLNQLDSEQN; from the exons atGAAACGTTCTGCCCAGGACAACGGCTCTCGCAACATTCCTGAAGATAGAAAGCTTTATGTTGTGGATTCCATAAACGATCTGAACAAACTAAACCTCTGTCCTGCCGGATCACAGCAGCTGTTCC CTCTAGAGGAGAAACTCCAGGACGTCAGCACTGATTCAGGAAATGGAAGCCACAGTCTGTTTTTGGTGGGGCTGATCATCGTGCTGATCATCAGCCTGGCACTGGTTTCCTTTGTGATATTTCTGATCG ttCAAACCGGCAACAAGATGGAAGATGTGTCAAGACGACTAGCAGCTGAAGGAAAGGACATAGATGATCTTAAGAAAATCAACAGCATCATCGTAAAGCGACTCAACCAGCTGGACTCAGAACAGAACTAA